Proteins from one Planctomyces sp. SH-PL62 genomic window:
- a CDS encoding UvrB/UvrC motif-containing protein, with translation MSDTKAEDAPKPAEKVRKFPNTPGVYLMKDSQGRVIYIGKAKNLRARAGSYFNKAAEQDRRIVNWIGEVADVDHLPADSEVDALLMEARLIKDIQPKHNRDLKDDKSFPYLQITTGEDFPRVNFTREPLDSGVKLYGPFPRAKSLRGALQVLQRIFKFRTCSLDIEEDDPRWRWFRPCLLASIDQCTAPCNLRIDRETYRRDIHRLRLFLDGKKDVLLKEMDEEMREAGRALQFEKAARIRDEIKALMNLNLRGDLAKHAQPEVFYIDPRKGLKGLQRVLHLESTPRTIDGVDIAHLGGTETVGSLVTFVDGLPFKPGYRRYRIKSVAGIDDFASIREVVGRRIDGLRERDEPFPDIFLIDGGKGQLHAALDAFEAKGVTPPTIISLAKREEEIYVPGRPDPIVLRRRAFALRLLQYVRDEAHRFAQHYHHMLRKKRVLGEDE, from the coding sequence ATGTCTGACACCAAGGCCGAAGACGCGCCCAAGCCCGCCGAGAAGGTCCGCAAGTTCCCGAATACGCCGGGCGTGTATCTGATGAAGGACTCGCAGGGCCGGGTCATCTACATCGGCAAGGCGAAGAACCTCCGCGCGCGGGCCGGCTCGTATTTCAACAAGGCGGCCGAGCAGGACCGTCGCATCGTCAACTGGATCGGCGAGGTCGCGGACGTCGACCATCTGCCGGCCGACAGCGAGGTGGACGCCCTCCTGATGGAGGCCCGCCTCATCAAGGACATCCAGCCCAAGCACAACCGGGATCTCAAGGACGACAAGAGCTTCCCCTACCTCCAGATCACCACCGGCGAGGACTTCCCCCGCGTCAACTTCACCCGCGAACCGCTCGACTCCGGCGTGAAGCTTTACGGCCCATTTCCCCGGGCCAAGAGCCTCCGGGGCGCGCTCCAGGTCCTCCAGCGGATCTTCAAGTTCCGCACGTGCTCGCTCGACATCGAGGAGGACGACCCCCGCTGGCGCTGGTTCCGCCCCTGCCTGCTGGCCTCGATCGACCAGTGCACCGCCCCCTGCAACCTGCGGATCGACCGCGAGACCTACCGGCGCGACATCCACCGCCTCCGCCTCTTCCTCGACGGCAAGAAGGACGTGCTGCTCAAGGAGATGGACGAGGAGATGCGCGAGGCCGGCAGGGCCCTGCAGTTCGAGAAGGCGGCCCGAATCCGCGACGAGATCAAGGCGCTCATGAACCTCAACCTCCGGGGCGACCTGGCCAAGCACGCCCAGCCCGAGGTCTTCTACATCGACCCCCGAAAGGGGCTCAAGGGGCTCCAGCGGGTCCTCCACCTGGAGTCGACCCCCCGCACCATCGACGGCGTCGACATCGCCCACCTGGGGGGGACCGAGACCGTCGGCTCGCTCGTGACCTTCGTCGACGGCCTCCCCTTCAAGCCCGGATACCGCCGCTACCGGATCAAGAGCGTGGCGGGCATCGACGACTTCGCCTCGATCCGCGAGGTCGTCGGCCGCAGGATCGACGGCCTCCGCGAGCGCGACGAGCCGTTCCCGGACATCTTCCTGATCGACGGCGGCAAGGGCCAACTCCACGCCGCCCTCGACGCCTTCGAGGCCAAGGGCGTCACGCCGCCGACCATCATCTCGCTCGCCAAGCGCGAGGAGGAAATCTACGTCCCCGGCCGACCCGACCCCATCGTCCTCCGCCGCCGCGCCTTCGCCCTCCGCCTCCTCCAGTACGTCCGGGACGAGGCCCACCGCTTCGCCCAGCACTACCACCATATGCTCCGCAAGAAGCGGGTGCTCGGCGAGGACGAGTGA
- a CDS encoding response regulator transcription factor produces the protein MSTGTHGRLLLVEDEDVLRRLVHQFLELENYEVAPAADGQEAVEVYADRGPFDVVLLDLNLPRLPGVEACRQIKRMNPAQPFLVCSAAILESHFEALAALGVHDTLGKPYHPRELLTRIRCLMGTVADATAGGVHPGRPWRIDGGAATGRRSSALSEARALE, from the coding sequence ATGAGCACGGGGACGCACGGGAGATTGTTGCTCGTCGAGGACGAAGACGTGCTGCGACGGCTGGTCCACCAGTTCCTGGAGCTCGAGAACTATGAGGTCGCGCCGGCCGCTGACGGCCAGGAGGCGGTCGAGGTGTACGCCGATCGCGGCCCCTTCGACGTGGTCCTGCTCGACCTGAACCTGCCCAGGTTGCCGGGCGTCGAGGCCTGCCGGCAGATCAAGCGGATGAACCCGGCGCAGCCGTTTCTGGTCTGCAGCGCGGCGATCCTGGAGTCGCATTTCGAGGCGCTCGCCGCGCTCGGCGTGCACGACACCCTGGGCAAGCCCTACCACCCCAGGGAGCTGCTTACGCGGATTCGGTGCCTCATGGGGACCGTCGCCGACGCGACGGCGGGCGGCGTCCATCCGGGAAGGCCCTGGCGGATCGACGGCGGGGCGGCGACGGGACGTCGGTCGTCCGCCTTGTCGGAAGCTCGTGCGTTGGAGTAA